A stretch of the Conger conger chromosome 3, fConCon1.1, whole genome shotgun sequence genome encodes the following:
- the cdca7a gene encoding cell division cycle-associated protein 7a isoform X1 has protein sequence MAPSRTKRQQAPVIASTKMNLRSFRNVPLVPMETSSSDDSCDSFGSDCCSNNKKPYTRARVMAKMSKVFEATSDEETSDGFAAKDVTSVMETMNVNCDSEGSEPLRRVRRSQTLKVALKFPSRKTVHKKAPPTEALPQAKGPESDSEEGENFLDKRALNIRENKAMLSKLMAELNKVPGLIPRRASLLAGNMSRRAPRHSVGTPGSHRRNPERTSRMQTRSRSLIDGPPSPPPEEDPEDKFSLVRRSRNYEEFMEEEREPRRRSYNGVMAIPHLVRPVEDVTQAELDNICFNVRDKVYDRSTGSTCHQCRQKTKDTKTNCRNPECVGVRGQFCGPCLRNRYGEEVQDALLDPEWRCPPCRGICNCSFCRARDGRCATGVLVYLAKYHGHDNVHAYLLSLKRELEGSL, from the exons ATGGCTCCTTCTCGCACAAAG CGGCAGCAGGCCCCTGTCATTGCAAGCACCAAGATGAATTTGCGGAGCTTTCGGAACGTCCCGCTGGTTCCCATGGAAACTTCCTCGTCTGATGACAGCTGTGACAGCTTTGGTTCTGACTGCTGCTCTAATAAC AAGAAACCATACACCAGGGCTAGGGTGATGGCAAAGATGTCCAAGGTGTTTGAGGCCACTTCAGATGAAGAGACATCTGATGGGTTTGCAGCAAAAGATGTAACCAGTGTGATGGAGACCATG AATGTCAACTGTGACTCAGAGGGCTCAGAACCTCTTCGGCGTGTCCGACGTTCACAAACCTTGAAGGTGGCCTTGAAGTTTCCCAGCAGGAAAACGGTCCACAAGAAGGCACCCCCCACAGAGGCCCTCCCTCAGGCCAAAGGCCCAGAGTCTGACTCTGAGGAGGGTGAAAACTTCTTGGACAAGAGGGCGCTCAACATCAGGGAGAACAAAGCGATG CTTTCAAAACTGATGGCCGAGTTGAACAAAGTGCCTGGGCTGATTCCCAGAAGGGCATCTCTTCTTGCAGGCAATATG TCTCGTCGTGCCCCCCGTCATTCTGTGGGAACCCCAGGCTCCCACAGGAGGAACCCTGAGCGCACCTCTCGAATGCAGACTCGCTCCcgctctctcatcgacggcccCCCCTCACCTCCGCCTGAGGAAGACCCAGAGGACAAGTTCAGTCTGGTGCGCAGGAGCCGCAACTATGAAGAGTTCATGGAAGAAGAG AGGGAGCCTCGTCGGCGCAGCTACAATGGGGTGATGGCCATTCCTCATTTGGTCCGTCCTGTGGAGGACGTTACACAGGCTGAACTGGATAACATTTGTTTCAACGTCCGAGACAAGGTCTACGACCGCTCCACT GGATCCACTTGCCACCAGTGTCGGCAGAAGACCAAGGACACCAAGACAAACTGCCGTAACCCCGAGTGTGTTGGAGTGAGGGGTCAGTTCTGTGGCCCATGTCTCAGAAACCGTTATGGAGAAGAGGTTCAAGATGCCCTACTGGACCCA GAATGGCGCTGCCCCCCATGCAGAGGAATCTGCAACTGTAGCTTCTGCAGAGCTCGGGATGGACGCTGTGCCACTGGTGTGCTTGTATATCTTGCGAAATACCATGGTCATGACAATGTGCATGCCTACCTGCTCAG TCTGAAACGAGAGTTGGAAGGGAGCCTGTGA
- the cdca7a gene encoding cell division cycle-associated protein 7a isoform X2, translating into MNLRSFRNVPLVPMETSSSDDSCDSFGSDCCSNNKKPYTRARVMAKMSKVFEATSDEETSDGFAAKDVTSVMETMNVNCDSEGSEPLRRVRRSQTLKVALKFPSRKTVHKKAPPTEALPQAKGPESDSEEGENFLDKRALNIRENKAMLSKLMAELNKVPGLIPRRASLLAGNMSRRAPRHSVGTPGSHRRNPERTSRMQTRSRSLIDGPPSPPPEEDPEDKFSLVRRSRNYEEFMEEEREPRRRSYNGVMAIPHLVRPVEDVTQAELDNICFNVRDKVYDRSTGSTCHQCRQKTKDTKTNCRNPECVGVRGQFCGPCLRNRYGEEVQDALLDPEWRCPPCRGICNCSFCRARDGRCATGVLVYLAKYHGHDNVHAYLLSLKRELEGSL; encoded by the exons ATGAATTTGCGGAGCTTTCGGAACGTCCCGCTGGTTCCCATGGAAACTTCCTCGTCTGATGACAGCTGTGACAGCTTTGGTTCTGACTGCTGCTCTAATAAC AAGAAACCATACACCAGGGCTAGGGTGATGGCAAAGATGTCCAAGGTGTTTGAGGCCACTTCAGATGAAGAGACATCTGATGGGTTTGCAGCAAAAGATGTAACCAGTGTGATGGAGACCATG AATGTCAACTGTGACTCAGAGGGCTCAGAACCTCTTCGGCGTGTCCGACGTTCACAAACCTTGAAGGTGGCCTTGAAGTTTCCCAGCAGGAAAACGGTCCACAAGAAGGCACCCCCCACAGAGGCCCTCCCTCAGGCCAAAGGCCCAGAGTCTGACTCTGAGGAGGGTGAAAACTTCTTGGACAAGAGGGCGCTCAACATCAGGGAGAACAAAGCGATG CTTTCAAAACTGATGGCCGAGTTGAACAAAGTGCCTGGGCTGATTCCCAGAAGGGCATCTCTTCTTGCAGGCAATATG TCTCGTCGTGCCCCCCGTCATTCTGTGGGAACCCCAGGCTCCCACAGGAGGAACCCTGAGCGCACCTCTCGAATGCAGACTCGCTCCcgctctctcatcgacggcccCCCCTCACCTCCGCCTGAGGAAGACCCAGAGGACAAGTTCAGTCTGGTGCGCAGGAGCCGCAACTATGAAGAGTTCATGGAAGAAGAG AGGGAGCCTCGTCGGCGCAGCTACAATGGGGTGATGGCCATTCCTCATTTGGTCCGTCCTGTGGAGGACGTTACACAGGCTGAACTGGATAACATTTGTTTCAACGTCCGAGACAAGGTCTACGACCGCTCCACT GGATCCACTTGCCACCAGTGTCGGCAGAAGACCAAGGACACCAAGACAAACTGCCGTAACCCCGAGTGTGTTGGAGTGAGGGGTCAGTTCTGTGGCCCATGTCTCAGAAACCGTTATGGAGAAGAGGTTCAAGATGCCCTACTGGACCCA GAATGGCGCTGCCCCCCATGCAGAGGAATCTGCAACTGTAGCTTCTGCAGAGCTCGGGATGGACGCTGTGCCACTGGTGTGCTTGTATATCTTGCGAAATACCATGGTCATGACAATGTGCATGCCTACCTGCTCAG TCTGAAACGAGAGTTGGAAGGGAGCCTGTGA